The following coding sequences lie in one Mus musculus strain C57BL/6J chromosome 11, GRCm38.p6 C57BL/6J genomic window:
- the Arhgef15 gene encoding rho guanine nucleotide exchange factor 15 isoform X3 encodes MSAQSLPAATPPTLKPPRIIRPRPPSRHRAPHSPGPLHNGSSPKALPQISNDASASVCTSIFWEPPTASLKPPALLPPSVSRTSLDSQTSPDSPSSTPSPSPVSRRSISPEPAPCSPVPPPKPSGSSRTPLPSGPTPLQDGSASAPGTVRRLAGKFEWGAEGKAQSSDSLERCSQGSTEVNGEKETPEAALSGNGSQENGTPDAALACPPCCPCVCHVAKPGLELRWVPVGSSEDILRIPCRASPLRASRSRINPPVISHPPVVLTSYRSTAERKLLPPLKPPKPTKVRQDISTSEELPQPDLKLPSEDGIQTATKAWEGDRPEGAPLNAPPVALEGREEEGLDGLKGLQWELPLQDEPLYQTYRAAVLSEELWGVGEDGGPSPANPGEAPTFSRLPGPRNTLWQELPAVRGSGLLESLSPQERRMQESLFEVVTSEASYLRSLRLLTDTFVLSQALRDTLTPRDHHTLFSNVQRVQSVSERFLGTLLSRVRSSPHITDLCDVVHAHAVGPFFVYVDYVRNQQYQEETYSRLMDTNVRFSAELRRLQSLPKCERLPLPSFLLLPFQRITRLRMLLQNILSQTEEGSSRQENAQKALGAVSKIIERCSAEVGRMKQTEELIRLTQRLRFHKVKALPLVSWSRRLELQGELTELGCRRGGVLFTSRPRFTPLCLLLFSDLLLITQPKSGQRLQVLDYAHRSLVQAQQVPDPSGPPTFRLSLLSNHQGRPTHRLLQAASLSVSLRPTMNPPHPLCSPLDQTCSAGWEPSPPQVPFPVPQTPSMRTVSVPRSYVQSHPHLPRLRGKVWSPRPPESICTRIQKHSRWHVSHGSTLCSKNNPRQTPRKQRWRACGTKKSVRWLSG; translated from the exons ATGTCTGCACAGTCTCTTCCTGCAGCAACGCCCCCTACCTTGAAGCCCCCTCGGATCATCCGCCCCCGACCCCCATCTCGGCATAGGGCTCCACACTCCCCGGGGCCTCTCCACAATGGCTCCTCTCCGAAAGCACTTCCTCAAATATCCAATGATGCATCGGCCTCAGTGTGCACCTCCATCTTCTGGGAGCCCCCCACGGCTTCCCTGAAGCCCCCTGCTCTTCTGCCTCCCTCAGTTTCTAGAACCAGCCTGGACTCTCAGACTTCCCCTGACTCACCTTCCAGCACACCGAGTCCCAGCCCAGTGTCCCGGCGCTCCATCTCCCCAGAACCAGCTCCCTGCTCTCCGGTGCCCCCACCCAAGCCCTCTGGGTCTTCCCGAACACCTCTGCCCTCGGGCCCTACGCCTCTCCAGGATGGCTCTGCTTCGGCCCCTGGCACGGTTCGTAGACTGGCCGGCAAGTTTGAATGGGGAGCTGAAGGCAAAGCCCAGTCCTCAGACTCCCTGGAACGGTGTTCCCAAGGGAGCACGGAAGTGAATGGGGAGAAAGAGACTCCCGAAGCCGCCCTTTCTGGGAATGGGTCCCAGGAGAACGGCACTCCCG ATGCTGCCCTGGCCTGCCCTCCATGCTGCCCCTGTGTCTGCCATGTAGCAaagcctggcctggagctccggTGGGTGCCTGTGGGGAGTTCTGAGGACATCCTCAGGATCCCCTGCCGGGCATCCCCACTCCGAGCCTCCCGCTCCCGCATCAATCCTCCAGTCATCAGTCACCCTCCAGTTGTGCTCACGTCCTATCGCTCCACTGCCGAGCGCAAACTCCTACCTCCCCTCAAGCCCCCCAAGCCAACTAAAGTCAGACAGGATATCAGCACCTCTGAGGAGCTTCCACAGCCAGATCTGAAACTGCCTTCAGAAGATGGGATCCAAACTGCTACAAAGGCCTGGGAAG GGGACAGACCTGAAGGAGCTCCTCTGAATGCTCCCCCTGTAGCCTTGGAGGGAAG ggaggaggaaggattggATGGGCTGAAGGGGCTGCAGTGGGAACTGCCCCTGCAGGACG AACCTTTATACCAGACTTACCGAGCAGCTGTGCTGTCAGAGGAGCTGTGGGGTGTGGGTGAGGATGGGGGTCCCTCTCCAGCTAATCCTGGAGAAGCTCCCACCTTCTCCAGGCTCCCTGGACCTCGAAACACTCTGTGGCAGGAGCTCCCGGCTGTGAGAGGCAGTGGCCTCTTAGAGAGTCTAAGCCCCCAGGAGCGGCGCATGCAGGAG AGCCTGTTTGAGGTGGTGACATCAGAGGCCTCCTACCTGCGATCCCTGAGGCTGCTGACCGACACCTTCGTCCTGAGCCAGGCTCTCCGGGACACACTCACGCCTCGGGATCATCATACGCTGTTCTCCAACGTGCAGCGAGTCCAGAGCGTCAGTGAGCG GTTTCTAGGAACACTGCTGTCTCGTGTTCGTTCCTCCCCACACATCACTGACCTGTGTGATGTGGTGCATGCCCATGCAGTTGGTCCTTTCTTCGTGTATGTGGATTATGTTCGGAACCAGCAGTATCAGGAGGAGACCTATAGCCGCCTTAT GGATACAAACGTGCGCTTCTCCGCAGAGCTGCGAAGGCTGCAGAGCCTCCCCAAATGTGAGCGGCTCCCGCTGCCATCTTTCCTGCTGCTGCCCTTCCAGCGCATCACCCGGCTGCGGATGCTGTTGCAG AATATCCTAAGCCAGACAGAAGAGGGGTCCAGTCGTCAGGAGAACGCCCAGAAGGCTCTGGGTGCTGTGAGCAAG ATCATTGAGCGCTGCAGCGCTGAGGTGGGGCGCATGAAGCAGACGGAAGAGCTGATACGGCTCACCCAAAGGTTGCGCTTCCACAAAGTCAAG gcTCTACCCCTGGTCTCCTGGTCACGGCGCCTGGAATTGCAGGGGGAGCTGACCGAGCTGGGGTGTCGGAGGGGGGGTGTGCTCTTCACCTCCCGTCCACGCTTCACTCCCCTCTGCCTACTGCTCTTCAGTGACCTGCTGCTTATCACTCAGCCCAAGAG TGGGCAGCGGCTGCAGGTTCTGGACTATGCCCATCGCTCCCTGGTGCAGGCCCAGCAGGTTCCTGACCCATCTGGACCCCCTACTTTCCGCCTCTCGCTTCTCAGCAACCACCAGGGCCGCCCCACCCACAGGCTACTCCAAGCGGCCTCACT GAGTGTATCTCTTAGGCCAACCAtgaatcctccccaccccctctgttCACCACTAGATCAGACATGCAGCGCTGGCTGGGAGCCTTCCCCACCCCAGGTCCCCTTCCCTGTTCCCCAGACACCATCTATGAGGACTGTG AGTGTTCCCAGGAGCTATGTTCAGAGCCATCCACACCTTCCAAGACTGAGGGGCAAAGTCTGGAGTCCAAGGCCCCCCGAAAGCATCTGCACAAGAATCCAGAAG
- the Arhgef15 gene encoding rho guanine nucleotide exchange factor 15 isoform X7 has translation MSAQSLPAATPPTLKPPRIIRPRPPSRHRAPHSPGPLHNGSSPKALPQISNDASASVCTSIFWEPPTASLKPPALLPPSVSRTSLDSQTSPDSPSSTPSPSPVSRRSISPEPAPCSPVPPPKPSGSSRTPLPSGPTPLQDGSASAPGTVRRLAGKFEWGAEGKAQSSDSLERCSQGSTEVNGEKETPEAALSGNGSQENGTPDAALACPPCCPCVCHVAKPGLELRWVPVGSSEDILRIPCRASPLRASRSRINPPVISHPPVVLTSYRSTAERKLLPPLKPPKPTKVRQDISTSEELPQPDLKLPSEDGIQTATKAWEGDRPEGAPLNAPPVALEGREEEGLDGLKGLQWELPLQDEPLYQTYRAAVLSEELWGVGEDGGPSPANPGEAPTFSRLPGPRNTLWQELPAVRGSGLLESLSPQERRMQESLFEVVTSEASYLRSLRLLTDTFVLSQALRDTLTPRDHHTLFSNVQRVQSVSERFLGTLLSRVRSSPHITDLCDVVHAHAVGPFFVYVDYVRNQQYQEETYSRLMDTNVRFSAELRRLQSLPKCERLPLPSFLLLPFQRITRLRMLLQNILSQTEEGSSRQENAQKALGAVSKIIERCSAEVGRMKQTEELIRLTQRLRFHKVKALPLVSWSRRLELQGELTELGCRRGGVLFTSRPRFTPLCLLLFSDLLLITQPKSGQRLQVLDYAHRSLVQAQQVPDPSGPPTFRLSLLSNHQGRPTHRLLQAASLSDMQRWLGAFPTPGPLPCSPDTIYEDCECSQELCSEPSTPSKTEGQSLESKAPRKHLHKNPEAFQMACVPWVYTLQQEQPETNTKKTTMESLWNKEVCSTP, from the exons ATGTCTGCACAGTCTCTTCCTGCAGCAACGCCCCCTACCTTGAAGCCCCCTCGGATCATCCGCCCCCGACCCCCATCTCGGCATAGGGCTCCACACTCCCCGGGGCCTCTCCACAATGGCTCCTCTCCGAAAGCACTTCCTCAAATATCCAATGATGCATCGGCCTCAGTGTGCACCTCCATCTTCTGGGAGCCCCCCACGGCTTCCCTGAAGCCCCCTGCTCTTCTGCCTCCCTCAGTTTCTAGAACCAGCCTGGACTCTCAGACTTCCCCTGACTCACCTTCCAGCACACCGAGTCCCAGCCCAGTGTCCCGGCGCTCCATCTCCCCAGAACCAGCTCCCTGCTCTCCGGTGCCCCCACCCAAGCCCTCTGGGTCTTCCCGAACACCTCTGCCCTCGGGCCCTACGCCTCTCCAGGATGGCTCTGCTTCGGCCCCTGGCACGGTTCGTAGACTGGCCGGCAAGTTTGAATGGGGAGCTGAAGGCAAAGCCCAGTCCTCAGACTCCCTGGAACGGTGTTCCCAAGGGAGCACGGAAGTGAATGGGGAGAAAGAGACTCCCGAAGCCGCCCTTTCTGGGAATGGGTCCCAGGAGAACGGCACTCCCG ATGCTGCCCTGGCCTGCCCTCCATGCTGCCCCTGTGTCTGCCATGTAGCAaagcctggcctggagctccggTGGGTGCCTGTGGGGAGTTCTGAGGACATCCTCAGGATCCCCTGCCGGGCATCCCCACTCCGAGCCTCCCGCTCCCGCATCAATCCTCCAGTCATCAGTCACCCTCCAGTTGTGCTCACGTCCTATCGCTCCACTGCCGAGCGCAAACTCCTACCTCCCCTCAAGCCCCCCAAGCCAACTAAAGTCAGACAGGATATCAGCACCTCTGAGGAGCTTCCACAGCCAGATCTGAAACTGCCTTCAGAAGATGGGATCCAAACTGCTACAAAGGCCTGGGAAG GGGACAGACCTGAAGGAGCTCCTCTGAATGCTCCCCCTGTAGCCTTGGAGGGAAG ggaggaggaaggattggATGGGCTGAAGGGGCTGCAGTGGGAACTGCCCCTGCAGGACG AACCTTTATACCAGACTTACCGAGCAGCTGTGCTGTCAGAGGAGCTGTGGGGTGTGGGTGAGGATGGGGGTCCCTCTCCAGCTAATCCTGGAGAAGCTCCCACCTTCTCCAGGCTCCCTGGACCTCGAAACACTCTGTGGCAGGAGCTCCCGGCTGTGAGAGGCAGTGGCCTCTTAGAGAGTCTAAGCCCCCAGGAGCGGCGCATGCAGGAG AGCCTGTTTGAGGTGGTGACATCAGAGGCCTCCTACCTGCGATCCCTGAGGCTGCTGACCGACACCTTCGTCCTGAGCCAGGCTCTCCGGGACACACTCACGCCTCGGGATCATCATACGCTGTTCTCCAACGTGCAGCGAGTCCAGAGCGTCAGTGAGCG GTTTCTAGGAACACTGCTGTCTCGTGTTCGTTCCTCCCCACACATCACTGACCTGTGTGATGTGGTGCATGCCCATGCAGTTGGTCCTTTCTTCGTGTATGTGGATTATGTTCGGAACCAGCAGTATCAGGAGGAGACCTATAGCCGCCTTAT GGATACAAACGTGCGCTTCTCCGCAGAGCTGCGAAGGCTGCAGAGCCTCCCCAAATGTGAGCGGCTCCCGCTGCCATCTTTCCTGCTGCTGCCCTTCCAGCGCATCACCCGGCTGCGGATGCTGTTGCAG AATATCCTAAGCCAGACAGAAGAGGGGTCCAGTCGTCAGGAGAACGCCCAGAAGGCTCTGGGTGCTGTGAGCAAG ATCATTGAGCGCTGCAGCGCTGAGGTGGGGCGCATGAAGCAGACGGAAGAGCTGATACGGCTCACCCAAAGGTTGCGCTTCCACAAAGTCAAG gcTCTACCCCTGGTCTCCTGGTCACGGCGCCTGGAATTGCAGGGGGAGCTGACCGAGCTGGGGTGTCGGAGGGGGGGTGTGCTCTTCACCTCCCGTCCACGCTTCACTCCCCTCTGCCTACTGCTCTTCAGTGACCTGCTGCTTATCACTCAGCCCAAGAG TGGGCAGCGGCTGCAGGTTCTGGACTATGCCCATCGCTCCCTGGTGCAGGCCCAGCAGGTTCCTGACCCATCTGGACCCCCTACTTTCCGCCTCTCGCTTCTCAGCAACCACCAGGGCCGCCCCACCCACAGGCTACTCCAAGCGGCCTCACT ATCAGACATGCAGCGCTGGCTGGGAGCCTTCCCCACCCCAGGTCCCCTTCCCTGTTCCCCAGACACCATCTATGAGGACTGTG AGTGTTCCCAGGAGCTATGTTCAGAGCCATCCACACCTTCCAAGACTGAGGGGCAAAGTCTGGAGTCCAAGGCCCCCCGAAAGCATCTGCACAAGAATCCAGAAG
- the Arhgef15 gene encoding rho guanine nucleotide exchange factor 15 isoform 2 (isoform 2 is encoded by transcript variant 2) has translation MSAQSLPAATPPTLKPPRIIRPRPPSRHRAPHSPGPLHNGSSPKALPQISNDASASVCTSIFWEPPTASLKPPALLPPSVSRTSLDSQTSPDSPSSTPSPSPVSRRSISPEPAPCSPVPPPKPSGSSRTPLPSGPTPLQDGSASAPGTVRRLAGKFEWGAEGKAQSSDSLERCSQGSTEVNGEKETPEAALSGNGSQENGTPDAALACPPCCPCVCHVAKPGLELRWVPVGSSEDILRIPCRASPLRASRSRINPPVISHPPVVLTSYRSTAERKLLPPLKPPKPTKVRQDISTSEELPQPDLKLPSEDGIQTATKAWEGDRPEGAPLNAPPVALEGREEEGLDGLKGLQWELPLQDEPLYQTYRAAVLSEELWGVGEDGGPSPANPGEAPTFSRLPGPRNTLWQELPAVRGSGLLESLSPQERRMQESLFEVVTSEASYLRSLRLLTDTFVLSQALRDTLTPRDHHTLFSNVQRVQSVSERFLGTLLSRVRSSPHITDLCDVVHAHAVGPFFVYVDYVRNQQYQEETYSRLMDTNVRFSAELRRLQSLPKCERLPLPSFLLLPFQRITRLRMLLQNILSQTEEGSSRQENAQKALGAVSKIIERCSAEVGRMKQTEELIRLTQRLRFHKVKALPLVSWSRRLELQGELTELGCRRGGVLFTSRPRFTPLCLLLFSDLLLITQPKSGQRLQVLDYAHRSLVQAQQVPDPSGPPTFRLSLLSNHQGRPTHRLLQAASLSDMQRWLGAFPTPGPLPCSPDTIYEDCECSQELCSEPSTPSKTEGQSLESKAPRKHLHKNPEEAEG, from the exons ATGTCTGCACAGTCTCTTCCTGCAGCAACGCCCCCTACCTTGAAGCCCCCTCGGATCATCCGCCCCCGACCCCCATCTCGGCATAGGGCTCCACACTCCCCGGGGCCTCTCCACAATGGCTCCTCTCCGAAAGCACTTCCTCAAATATCCAATGATGCATCGGCCTCAGTGTGCACCTCCATCTTCTGGGAGCCCCCCACGGCTTCCCTGAAGCCCCCTGCTCTTCTGCCTCCCTCAGTTTCTAGAACCAGCCTGGACTCTCAGACTTCCCCTGACTCACCTTCCAGCACACCGAGTCCCAGCCCAGTGTCCCGGCGCTCCATCTCCCCAGAACCAGCTCCCTGCTCTCCGGTGCCCCCACCCAAGCCCTCTGGGTCTTCCCGAACACCTCTGCCCTCGGGCCCTACGCCTCTCCAGGATGGCTCTGCTTCGGCCCCTGGCACGGTTCGTAGACTGGCCGGCAAGTTTGAATGGGGAGCTGAAGGCAAAGCCCAGTCCTCAGACTCCCTGGAACGGTGTTCCCAAGGGAGCACGGAAGTGAATGGGGAGAAAGAGACTCCCGAAGCCGCCCTTTCTGGGAATGGGTCCCAGGAGAACGGCACTCCCG ATGCTGCCCTGGCCTGCCCTCCATGCTGCCCCTGTGTCTGCCATGTAGCAaagcctggcctggagctccggTGGGTGCCTGTGGGGAGTTCTGAGGACATCCTCAGGATCCCCTGCCGGGCATCCCCACTCCGAGCCTCCCGCTCCCGCATCAATCCTCCAGTCATCAGTCACCCTCCAGTTGTGCTCACGTCCTATCGCTCCACTGCCGAGCGCAAACTCCTACCTCCCCTCAAGCCCCCCAAGCCAACTAAAGTCAGACAGGATATCAGCACCTCTGAGGAGCTTCCACAGCCAGATCTGAAACTGCCTTCAGAAGATGGGATCCAAACTGCTACAAAGGCCTGGGAAG GGGACAGACCTGAAGGAGCTCCTCTGAATGCTCCCCCTGTAGCCTTGGAGGGAAG ggaggaggaaggattggATGGGCTGAAGGGGCTGCAGTGGGAACTGCCCCTGCAGGACG AACCTTTATACCAGACTTACCGAGCAGCTGTGCTGTCAGAGGAGCTGTGGGGTGTGGGTGAGGATGGGGGTCCCTCTCCAGCTAATCCTGGAGAAGCTCCCACCTTCTCCAGGCTCCCTGGACCTCGAAACACTCTGTGGCAGGAGCTCCCGGCTGTGAGAGGCAGTGGCCTCTTAGAGAGTCTAAGCCCCCAGGAGCGGCGCATGCAGGAG AGCCTGTTTGAGGTGGTGACATCAGAGGCCTCCTACCTGCGATCCCTGAGGCTGCTGACCGACACCTTCGTCCTGAGCCAGGCTCTCCGGGACACACTCACGCCTCGGGATCATCATACGCTGTTCTCCAACGTGCAGCGAGTCCAGAGCGTCAGTGAGCG GTTTCTAGGAACACTGCTGTCTCGTGTTCGTTCCTCCCCACACATCACTGACCTGTGTGATGTGGTGCATGCCCATGCAGTTGGTCCTTTCTTCGTGTATGTGGATTATGTTCGGAACCAGCAGTATCAGGAGGAGACCTATAGCCGCCTTAT GGATACAAACGTGCGCTTCTCCGCAGAGCTGCGAAGGCTGCAGAGCCTCCCCAAATGTGAGCGGCTCCCGCTGCCATCTTTCCTGCTGCTGCCCTTCCAGCGCATCACCCGGCTGCGGATGCTGTTGCAG AATATCCTAAGCCAGACAGAAGAGGGGTCCAGTCGTCAGGAGAACGCCCAGAAGGCTCTGGGTGCTGTGAGCAAG ATCATTGAGCGCTGCAGCGCTGAGGTGGGGCGCATGAAGCAGACGGAAGAGCTGATACGGCTCACCCAAAGGTTGCGCTTCCACAAAGTCAAG gcTCTACCCCTGGTCTCCTGGTCACGGCGCCTGGAATTGCAGGGGGAGCTGACCGAGCTGGGGTGTCGGAGGGGGGGTGTGCTCTTCACCTCCCGTCCACGCTTCACTCCCCTCTGCCTACTGCTCTTCAGTGACCTGCTGCTTATCACTCAGCCCAAGAG TGGGCAGCGGCTGCAGGTTCTGGACTATGCCCATCGCTCCCTGGTGCAGGCCCAGCAGGTTCCTGACCCATCTGGACCCCCTACTTTCCGCCTCTCGCTTCTCAGCAACCACCAGGGCCGCCCCACCCACAGGCTACTCCAAGCGGCCTCACT ATCAGACATGCAGCGCTGGCTGGGAGCCTTCCCCACCCCAGGTCCCCTTCCCTGTTCCCCAGACACCATCTATGAGGACTGTG AGTGTTCCCAGGAGCTATGTTCAGAGCCATCCACACCTTCCAAGACTGAGGGGCAAAGTCTGGAGTCCAAGGCCCCCCGAAAGCATCTGCACAAGAATCCAGAAG
- the Arhgef15 gene encoding rho guanine nucleotide exchange factor 15 isoform X10 gives MSAQSLPAATPPTLKPPRIIRPRPPSRHRAPHSPGPLHNGSSPKALPQISNDASASVCTSIFWEPPTASLKPPALLPPSVSRTSLDSQTSPDSPSSTPSPSPVSRRSISPEPAPCSPVPPPKPSGSSRTPLPSGPTPLQDGSASAPGTVRRLAGKFEWGAEGKAQSSDSLERCSQGSTEVNGEKETPEAALSGNGSQENGTPDAALACPPCCPCVCHVAKPGLELRWVPVGSSEDILRIPCRASPLRASRSRINPPVISHPPVVLTSYRSTAERKLLPPLKPPKPTKVRQDISTSEELPQPDLKLPSEDGIQTATKAWEGDRPEGAPLNAPPVALEGREEEGLDGLKGLQWELPLQDEPLYQTYRAAVLSEELWGVGEDGGPSPANPGEAPTFSRLPGPRNTLWQELPAVRGSGLLESLSPQERRMQESLFEVVTSEASYLRSLRLLTDTFVLSQALRDTLTPRDHHTLFSNVQRVQSVSERFLGTLLSRVRSSPHITDLCDVVHAHAVGPFFVYVDYVRNQQYQEETYSRLMDTNVRFSAELRRLQSLPKCERLPLPSFLLLPFQRITRLRMLLQNILSQTEEGSSRQENAQKALGAVSKIIERCSAEVGRMKQTEELIRLTQRLRFHKVKALPLVSWSRRLELQGELTELGCRRGGVLFTSRPRFTPLCLLLFSDLLLITQPKSGQRLQVLDYAHRSLVQAQQVPDPSGPPTFRLSLLSNHQGRPTHRLLQAASLSVSLRPTMNPPHPLCSPLDQTCSAGWEPSPPQVPFPVPQTPSMRTVSVPRSYVQSHPHLPRLRGKVWSPRPPESICTRIQKGA, from the exons ATGTCTGCACAGTCTCTTCCTGCAGCAACGCCCCCTACCTTGAAGCCCCCTCGGATCATCCGCCCCCGACCCCCATCTCGGCATAGGGCTCCACACTCCCCGGGGCCTCTCCACAATGGCTCCTCTCCGAAAGCACTTCCTCAAATATCCAATGATGCATCGGCCTCAGTGTGCACCTCCATCTTCTGGGAGCCCCCCACGGCTTCCCTGAAGCCCCCTGCTCTTCTGCCTCCCTCAGTTTCTAGAACCAGCCTGGACTCTCAGACTTCCCCTGACTCACCTTCCAGCACACCGAGTCCCAGCCCAGTGTCCCGGCGCTCCATCTCCCCAGAACCAGCTCCCTGCTCTCCGGTGCCCCCACCCAAGCCCTCTGGGTCTTCCCGAACACCTCTGCCCTCGGGCCCTACGCCTCTCCAGGATGGCTCTGCTTCGGCCCCTGGCACGGTTCGTAGACTGGCCGGCAAGTTTGAATGGGGAGCTGAAGGCAAAGCCCAGTCCTCAGACTCCCTGGAACGGTGTTCCCAAGGGAGCACGGAAGTGAATGGGGAGAAAGAGACTCCCGAAGCCGCCCTTTCTGGGAATGGGTCCCAGGAGAACGGCACTCCCG ATGCTGCCCTGGCCTGCCCTCCATGCTGCCCCTGTGTCTGCCATGTAGCAaagcctggcctggagctccggTGGGTGCCTGTGGGGAGTTCTGAGGACATCCTCAGGATCCCCTGCCGGGCATCCCCACTCCGAGCCTCCCGCTCCCGCATCAATCCTCCAGTCATCAGTCACCCTCCAGTTGTGCTCACGTCCTATCGCTCCACTGCCGAGCGCAAACTCCTACCTCCCCTCAAGCCCCCCAAGCCAACTAAAGTCAGACAGGATATCAGCACCTCTGAGGAGCTTCCACAGCCAGATCTGAAACTGCCTTCAGAAGATGGGATCCAAACTGCTACAAAGGCCTGGGAAG GGGACAGACCTGAAGGAGCTCCTCTGAATGCTCCCCCTGTAGCCTTGGAGGGAAG ggaggaggaaggattggATGGGCTGAAGGGGCTGCAGTGGGAACTGCCCCTGCAGGACG AACCTTTATACCAGACTTACCGAGCAGCTGTGCTGTCAGAGGAGCTGTGGGGTGTGGGTGAGGATGGGGGTCCCTCTCCAGCTAATCCTGGAGAAGCTCCCACCTTCTCCAGGCTCCCTGGACCTCGAAACACTCTGTGGCAGGAGCTCCCGGCTGTGAGAGGCAGTGGCCTCTTAGAGAGTCTAAGCCCCCAGGAGCGGCGCATGCAGGAG AGCCTGTTTGAGGTGGTGACATCAGAGGCCTCCTACCTGCGATCCCTGAGGCTGCTGACCGACACCTTCGTCCTGAGCCAGGCTCTCCGGGACACACTCACGCCTCGGGATCATCATACGCTGTTCTCCAACGTGCAGCGAGTCCAGAGCGTCAGTGAGCG GTTTCTAGGAACACTGCTGTCTCGTGTTCGTTCCTCCCCACACATCACTGACCTGTGTGATGTGGTGCATGCCCATGCAGTTGGTCCTTTCTTCGTGTATGTGGATTATGTTCGGAACCAGCAGTATCAGGAGGAGACCTATAGCCGCCTTAT GGATACAAACGTGCGCTTCTCCGCAGAGCTGCGAAGGCTGCAGAGCCTCCCCAAATGTGAGCGGCTCCCGCTGCCATCTTTCCTGCTGCTGCCCTTCCAGCGCATCACCCGGCTGCGGATGCTGTTGCAG AATATCCTAAGCCAGACAGAAGAGGGGTCCAGTCGTCAGGAGAACGCCCAGAAGGCTCTGGGTGCTGTGAGCAAG ATCATTGAGCGCTGCAGCGCTGAGGTGGGGCGCATGAAGCAGACGGAAGAGCTGATACGGCTCACCCAAAGGTTGCGCTTCCACAAAGTCAAG gcTCTACCCCTGGTCTCCTGGTCACGGCGCCTGGAATTGCAGGGGGAGCTGACCGAGCTGGGGTGTCGGAGGGGGGGTGTGCTCTTCACCTCCCGTCCACGCTTCACTCCCCTCTGCCTACTGCTCTTCAGTGACCTGCTGCTTATCACTCAGCCCAAGAG TGGGCAGCGGCTGCAGGTTCTGGACTATGCCCATCGCTCCCTGGTGCAGGCCCAGCAGGTTCCTGACCCATCTGGACCCCCTACTTTCCGCCTCTCGCTTCTCAGCAACCACCAGGGCCGCCCCACCCACAGGCTACTCCAAGCGGCCTCACT GAGTGTATCTCTTAGGCCAACCAtgaatcctccccaccccctctgttCACCACTAGATCAGACATGCAGCGCTGGCTGGGAGCCTTCCCCACCCCAGGTCCCCTTCCCTGTTCCCCAGACACCATCTATGAGGACTGTG AGTGTTCCCAGGAGCTATGTTCAGAGCCATCCACACCTTCCAAGACTGAGGGGCAAAGTCTGGAGTCCAAGGCCCCCCGAAAGCATCTGCACAAGAATCCAGAAG